In a single window of the Dreissena polymorpha isolate Duluth1 chromosome 3, UMN_Dpol_1.0, whole genome shotgun sequence genome:
- the LOC127872161 gene encoding uncharacterized protein LOC127872161, with protein MGAGNTHNDQTDLLPTAAFHTGSRKKTIYNRKSPKCQKEIEQRMCVFCEKTHQGECKTTAVSPVCAGGRYVEANILMDEGAQRSFITQKLADKLQLQHDGTDVINLSTFGDLAHSVRRLHTATINIVATDGCMIPIRQIVGDQVVRGNGPTAVSSRIGYFLSGPLPESANHGTSVMDVITAHVASDVSRFWDIETLGIKPEDAEQACAVDIMKSYQDTCLTFSDGKYTARLPWKEEHATLPTNYEIARKRTESSIRRLSKDPATLACYSNIINDQERCGFIERVENDSTSARIHYIPNHGVKKDSATTPIRIVYDCSCRQVTGSASLNDCLMSTPPELNDLTLLLMKFRIGQYGVVSDIEKAILNVMLHEDDRDVTRFLWLSDPTDPCSSLTTYRFRAVLFGATCSPFILSATILKHLTLNKDNTAASTICNDLYVDNVVSSFTSETDVLKYFRQARELMAAGGFNLKSWTSNSSKLRTMAEAEGVVDRDAVIKVLGLLWEPEIDQMSFVMRSINSKEKATKRRILQQTSTIYDPLDMLAPVTIRAKLLIQDLWKRKYAWDTPIPEREQNTWLHIAEDLNEAMTTSLPRQYFPDNPPNMVDEDYVLHVFVDASTRAYGAVAYLNTSSNSAFVFAKN; from the exons ATGGGCGCAGGGAACACACACAACGACCAAACAGACTTGCTACCCACTGCAGCGTTTCACACTGGGTCCCGGAAGAAGACCATTTACAACCGGAAGTCACCGAAATGTCAGAAGGAAATCGAACAACGTATGTGCGTGTTCTGTGAAAAAACCCATCAGGGTGAATGCAAAACA ACAGCAGTCTCACCGGTGTGCGCCGGCGGACGGTACGTTGAGGCCAATATACTCATGGACGAAGGTGCGCAGAGATCATTCATTACGCAGAAGTTAGCCGACAAGCTGCAGTTGCAACATGACGGAACTGACGTCATCAACTTGTCAACTTTTGGAGATCTCGCACACAGCGTCCGGCGTCTTCATACAGCAACCATCAATATCGTGGCAACAGATGGATGCATGATTCCCATTCGG CAGATCGTGGGAGACCAGGTAGTACGAGGCAATGGTCCTACAGCCGTCAGCTCTCGCATCGGCTATTTCCTGTCAGGGCCACTTCCGGAAAGCGCAAATCATGGAACGAGCGTTATGGATGTTATCACTGCACATGTAGCTTCAGATGTATCACGCTTCTGGGATATTGAGACGTTAGGCATCAAACCGGAAGACGCAGAACAGGCATGCGCAGTCGACATTATGAAAAGCTACCAAGATACGTGTTTAACATTTTCAGACGGTAAATACACAGCAAGATTGCCATGGAAAGAGGAACACGCTACTCTACCTACAAATTACGAAATAGCAAGGAAGAGAACAGAAAGTAGCATAAGAAGACTTAGTAAAGACCCAGCAACACTTGCCTGTTATAGCAATATCATAAATGACCAAGAGAGATGCGGATTTATTGAACGGGTCGAAAACGATAGCACATCGGCTCGTATTCACTATATTCCTAATCATGGGGTTAAAAAGGACTCTGCTACAACTCCAATTAGAATTGTTTACGATTGTAGTTGTCGACAAGTAACCGGAAGTGCCAGTCTCAATGATTGTTTAATGTCAACGCCACCGGAACTCAATGATCTGACACTGCTTCTGATGAAGTTTCGAATAGGACAGTACGGTGTTGTCTCTGACATAGAGAAGGCAATCCTTAACGTTATGCTACATGAAGATGATCGTGATGTCACAAGATTCCTTTGGCTGTCGGACCCTACAGACCCATGCAGTTCACTGACGACATACCGTTTCCGAGCTGTTTTATTCGGAGCAACGTGTTCCCCATTTATTTTAAGCGCAACAATTTTGAAGCACTTGACCCTGAACAAAGACAACACAGCTGCGAGCACAATCTGCAATGACCTATACGTCGACAACGTCGTTTCAAGTTTCACATCAGAGACTGATGTACTGAAGTACTTCCGCCAGGCACGTGAGTTGATGGCAGCCGGCGGCTTTAACCTGAAATCATGGACGTCAAATTCAAGCAAACTGAGGACTATGGCAGAAGCTGAAGGTGTCGTAGACAGGGATGCTGTGATAAAGGTGTTAGGTTTGCTTTGGGAACCGGAAATAGACCAGATGTCATTTGTCATGCGCTCCATAAATTCCAAGGAAAAGGCTACTAAGCGTCGAATTTTACAGCAGACGTCGACGATTTATGACCCGCTTGACATGTTAGCCCCAGTCACCATTCGTGCAAAGTTGCTGATTCAGGACCTATGGAAGCGGAAGTATGCGTGGGACACACCAATTCCGGAACGTGAACAAAACACCTGGCTACACATCGCAGAAGACTTAAATGAAGCTATGACGACATCGTTACCGAGACAGTATTTTCCGGACAACCCACCGAACATGGTCGATGAAGATTACGTGTTACACGTGTTTGTTGACGCCAGTACACGTGCGTACGGCGCAGTCGCATACCTGAACACATCTTCGAATTCAGCGTTCGTCTTTGCCAAGAACTGA
- the LOC127872162 gene encoding uncharacterized protein LOC127872162, protein MNFAEKALIRSVYTDINSRPYRAPTSPPLPKDRVSDEAPFTVTSVDFTGALHVREKTGIHKVYICLFTCASNRAVHLEVVPDLPEETFMLAFRRFVSRRSVPKFMMSDNATTFRAAASHIHRMTHNTQACLAARGTEWKFIQQRAPWYGGWWERLIGITKKTIKKVLGNASVDLHTLQTVVTLVEAIINDRSLTFVSTSREDPEPLTPAHLLYGKRMTSLPTYDTPDVDDIIWRNHTRENATRRLDQLRRVIDQYAGNVNT, encoded by the exons ATGAACTTTGCTGAGAAAGCATTGATACGAAGTGTCTACACTGAC ATCAACAGCAGACCCTACAGAGCGCCTACCTCCCCTCCACTTCCGAAAGACAGAGTTTCTGACGAGGCACCGTTCACAGTTACCAGCGTAGACTTTACGGGCGCCCTTCACGTCAGAGAGAAAACAGGTATACATAAGGTGTACATTTGCCTCTTTACCTGCGCCAGTAACCGAGCCGTACACCTTGAAGTTGTTCCCGACTTACCAGAAGAAACCTTCATGCTGGCATTTAGACGGTTTGTCAGCCGACGATCCGTACCGAAGTTTATGATGTCAGACAATGCGACCACCTTCCGAGCTGCGGCGAGTCACATTCACCGAATGACACACAATACTCAGGCGTGCCTTGCAGCACGGGGCACAGAATGGAAGTTCATACAGCAACGCGCACCTTGGTATGGTGGTTGGTGGGAACGGCTAATAGGCATCACGAAGAAGACCATAAAGAAAGTACTTGGTAATGCTTCAGTAGACTTACATACACTGCAGACCGTCGTCACTTTAGTAGAGGCAATTATCAATGACAGATCGCTCACATTCGTTTCAACATCACGTGAAGATCCAGAGCCGTTAACACCCGCTCATCTGTTGTACGGCAAGCGGATGACGTCACTGCCTACATACGACACTCCCGATGTAGACGATATCATTTGGCGCAATCATACCAGAGAGAACGCAACACGGCGTCTTGACCAACTCAGGCGAGTCATCGACCAATACGCTGGAAACGTGAATACTTGA